One Archangium violaceum genomic window, ATTCCACCGCGTCGGGCGAGAAAGAAGAAAAGTAATGGCGACTGGTACCGTGAAGTGGTTCAACGACGCGAAGGGCTTCGGTTTCATCACGCAGGAGGGCGGTGGCGAGGATCTGTTCTGCCACCACACCGCCATCCAGACCGAGGGCTTCCGCACCCTGGCCGAGGGCCAGCGCGTGGAGTTCGACGTGGCCCGCGGCCCCAAGGGTCTGCAGGCGCAGAACGTCCGTCCGCTGTGATGCGGACCTGAGCCACTTCGACGAGCGGCTCGAACCGGGGCCTGCTTCCCTTCCTGGGAGCAGGCCCTTGGTATTTCTAGAGCGCCCGTCCGGAGATCCGAGGCTTGCGCCCCACCCACGGGCGGGCCTGCTCCAGCTGCGCGGCGAGGCGCAGGAGCGTGGCCTCGTCTCCGAAGCGGGCGGCGAACTGCACGCCGATGGGCAGCCCGGCGGCGTTCCAGTAGAGCGGCACCGACATGGCCGGCTGCCCCGTCTGGTTGAAGAGCTGGGTGTTGGGCGTGCGCTCCAGGCTGTTGCCGGCGAGCGCGTCGAACATCTTGAGGATGACGGGCTTCAGCGGGAGCTTGCGCAGGACGGCCAGCGCGGCGATCTCGGCGGGTTTGAGCGCCAGCTCCCCGACGCGCACCGGCGGATGGGCCAGCGTCGCATCGAGGAAGAGATCGTACCGCTCGTGGAAGGCCGCCATCACCCGGGAGGCCCGGTGCATGGAGTCCCGCGCCTTCTGCAGATCCGCCGCGGTGAGGATGTTACCGATCTGCGCGAGCGCCCAGGTGGAGGCCTCGACATCCGTCGGGCCCACCGTCCTGCCCTTCAGCGCGCCGATCTCCTCCACCTGCACCGCCACGTTGGCCGCGACGATCACGAGGTAGGCGCGCACCAGCTCCTCGCGATCGAACCGGGGAGCGTCCTCGACGAGCTCGTGTCCCAGCTCCTGGCAGAGCTTCACCGCGTCCAGGACGGCGGCGGCGCACTCCGAGTGCACGTTCTTCCCGAAGAGCGAGCCCGTGGAGAAGGCGATGCGGAGCCGTCCAGGCGGGGTGCCCACCTCCTGGAGGAAGGGCCTGGCGGGAGGCGGCGCCACGTAGGGAGCGCCAGACTCCGTCCCGTGGGTCGCATCGAGCATCGCCGCGCTGTCACGCACGCTGCGGGTCAGCACGTGCTGCTGGACGAAGCCGCCCCACCCCTCCCCCACATCCGGGCCCACGGGGTTGCGGGCCCGGGTCGGCTTGAGCCCGAAGAGGCCACACGCGGACGAGGGAATGCGGATGGAACCACCCCCGTCTCCGCCATGGGCCATGGGCACCACCCGTGCCGCCACGCAGGCCGCCGAGCCTCCGCTGGAGCCTCCGGGCGTATGGTCCGGGTTCCAGGGGTTGCGCGTGGGACCGCGCAGCGCCGGCTCGGTGACGCCGAGGATTCCCAGCTCGGGCGTGGCCGTCTTGCCCAGCATGATGACGCCCGCGCGGCGGAAGCGCTTCATCAGCTCCGCGTCATGGTCGGGGACGAAGCCCACCAGCGCCCGGCAGCCGCCCGCGTAGGGCTCGTTCGCCAGATAGCCGTCCAGGTCCTTCACCAGGAAGGGGACCCCGGAGAATGGCCCCTCGGGCAGCGGCCTCACGGCGGCATCGCGTGCCTGGTCGTACATCTTGTGGACCACCGCGTTGAGGATCGGGTTGACGGCCTCGATGCGAGTGATCGCCTCCTCCACCAGCTCCGTGGGGTGGACTTCCTTCTTGCGAACCAGCGCGGCGAGGGCGGTCGCGTCGAGCTCGTCGTATCCCTGGATGGCCATGGGCCAGCTATCTACCATGCGCCGCCATGGCGAAACCCCAGTATTGGCTGATCAAGAGCGAGCCCTCCGTCTACGCCTACGCGCAGCTGGAGAAGGACGGCAGGACGGAGTGGAC contains:
- a CDS encoding cold-shock protein: MATGTVKWFNDAKGFGFITQEGGGEDLFCHHTAIQTEGFRTLAEGQRVEFDVARGPKGLQAQNVRPL
- a CDS encoding amidase, giving the protein MAIQGYDELDATALAALVRKKEVHPTELVEEAITRIEAVNPILNAVVHKMYDQARDAAVRPLPEGPFSGVPFLVKDLDGYLANEPYAGGCRALVGFVPDHDAELMKRFRRAGVIMLGKTATPELGILGVTEPALRGPTRNPWNPDHTPGGSSGGSAACVAARVVPMAHGGDGGGSIRIPSSACGLFGLKPTRARNPVGPDVGEGWGGFVQQHVLTRSVRDSAAMLDATHGTESGAPYVAPPPARPFLQEVGTPPGRLRIAFSTGSLFGKNVHSECAAAVLDAVKLCQELGHELVEDAPRFDREELVRAYLVIVAANVAVQVEEIGALKGRTVGPTDVEASTWALAQIGNILTAADLQKARDSMHRASRVMAAFHERYDLFLDATLAHPPVRVGELALKPAEIAALAVLRKLPLKPVILKMFDALAGNSLERTPNTQLFNQTGQPAMSVPLYWNAAGLPIGVQFAARFGDEATLLRLAAQLEQARPWVGRKPRISGRAL